gagatgtggtttagtggtttgctgtagctacagtaatgggaggacggttggaccagatgatcttgtaggtcctttccaaccttgtgattctataacCCTATGATTCTAAAGGTTTGCACGCTTACCACGACCCCCCAATACCGCTCGGACACCCGCTATACCGCTGACTAAAGTTTCCCCCCCTCTCCCACGCGGTGGCGGAACTGCGGCTGCGGGGCAGCCCGCGCGTGCGCGGAGCGGCGGAGTGGCGGCGGGCGCGAGCATGGCGGCAGCGCGGGCGCTGTGGCGGCCCGGCCTGACCGTCCCTCGGGGCCGCGGCCGGCTCTGGGCGCAGCCGGGACGCGCGGCCGCCGTCCCCCCTCCTAGCGGCGCCTCGCCGGGCGCGCGGAGCCCCTTCGACCGGCGGCTGAAGCGGAAGCAGAAGAACTGGGCGGCGCTGCGGCCGCGGCCGGCGGAGTGCGAGTACCTGCGGGACGCGGTGCGGGACgaggggcggggccgggccgggccgggcggggcgcggcgctGACGGGCGGCTCTCCCGTAGGTCGGCGGCGGCGTGGCGGACCGGGTGCTCGACATCCCCAGGTACGCGCTTTCCTACGGAGCGGCGGGCGCGGCGCGTTCCCGCGGCTCCTGACGTTGCCGCGCTTGTCCCGCAGGACGTTCCCTCTGGCTTTGGACCTCGGCTGTGGGAGAGGTTACATCGCCCGGCACCTGAACCAGGTACGGGCCGCCCAGGGAAGGAGCCAGCCGCTGCTGCGCGGCGCCGGAGCGCTGAGGGGACGCCTTGGCGTTGAGGGGACGCCTTGGCGTTGAGGGGACGCCTTGGCGTTGAGGGGACGCCTTGGCGCTGAGGGGACGCCTTGGCGCCTCTGTGCCGAGCCCGCCGTCGGTCTACACGCGTTTGATGGGCGTGCTTGTCTTGTTTCAGGAAGTCATCGAAAAACTCGTTCAGGTCGATATTGCGGAGAACGTTTTCGTAAGTAGCCTTCGAGTGCTGGAGCGCCTCGGGGCCGTGCTGCGGAAACGGTACGTTTCTGATGGGGCTTCTTATCCTTAACCCGACCTTAGAAAAGCACTGTAGAGTCCGAAATCCCTACAGTCAGCGTGGTGGCTGATGAAGAGTTCCTGCCTTTCAAAGAAAACACGTTTGACCTTGTTGTGAGTAGCCTGAGGTACATGATGAGCACTCCTTTACACTTGATTTCAATAGATACACATGTATGTATTTTCACATTGATGTCAGAATATCAGTGCCTTAAACAGCAGGggtaggttagatgttaggcggcaattctttactcagaggttggtgaggccctggcactgctgcccagagctgtggtgccccatccctggaggtgctctaGGCCGGGTTGGtgggccatgggcagcctgagctggtggggggcagcacATGGCtgggcttggggcagagtgggcttggaggtcccttccaatccataacattctatgaaaatacatggactttttttcctgtattttgaCTAATTAATTGATTTGCAGCTTTTTGagtccttaaaaaaaaacaacacaacatcCTCTTACCTATTGACGTGAATTTCATTCAGTATCACCACGCTTCTCTGAGAGTGTTTGGGAACTTTGGCAGGCCGAGAAGTTGCTTGTGAATTGAACGCCTGTCTGTATATGTTATGTATAACGCatgttttttttgccttccccCAAACTTCATGACGCAATTACAAAACGTCCGTTTCTGGTGTTACAGTTTACACTGGGTGAACGACCTTCCTAAAGCTTTTAGAGAGGTGAGGATGTGTTTTTAATAcaactttttaaatgaaaaaccaACATTTCCCATGACTTGCATTCAAAGCTCTGTCCGCTTCCTACCACATAAACAGCTCGTGTTACACTCAGGTGTTTTTTGCAATGTTTCTGTCAGTTTGAGGGGTATCAGTTGATGCTTCTGTTAACTTGCTGTCTCGATTCAGTGTAGGATAAATAACCACAAAGCCTGTTTGTATAGTATTTCACCATCACAACAGCTGAGATCATAAGAACTAATGTGAACTGAGGCGATGCTGTTGATTTTGTTCTCTGTTGCGCTTCCTACTTCTCTAAACCAAACTAGTCCACACCTGGTTTAGGGAACTTGAACCCCATGTCTACCTCGGGTGTTTGTTTGGAAACACAACTTGGACCAGATAAAGGCTTTTTGATTCTTAAAAGAAGTGAATATTTGTTGAGGAGGAAAAACTGCAACCAGTGGTGAAAAAATCAGATTTGGGATTAttccagctccttcctgcaTGTGAAAACTTCTTTTCAAATAAGCTGCCTTTGGAGCAAGAGCAAGGAATACCTTCTCCTGGTTTCAATTCCTCCTTCATTTCAAACACCTTTGTACGAATAAGAGCACCCTGTTATAGAACAGGAAACTTACAGACTGTAGCGTACTATGTAAATTGTATCGAAGCCGTTATGATTGCTTTTAAgttcatttaaacaaaaaaaaaacccaaaacactcAGGTATTTAATTGATATTAACAGCacaatatttttcccttctgtgttGTAGATTCATTACGTTCTTAAGCCAGACGGAGTCTTCATTGGTGCAATGTTTGGGGGAGACACTCTGTATGAGCTTCGCTGCTCTTTGCAGCTGGCGGAGTTGGAGAGAGAAGGGGGATTTTCTCCTCACGTGTCACCATTTGTTGCTGTGTCAGATCTGGGACAcctcctggcaagagctgggTTTAACACCCTGACTGTGGTAACTATACAGAAAAGAACAATCAGAGTAATCCAAAACATGGGAGCTGCATGTGTATAAGAGATACTATTTCAGGTGCATTGGTTACACCGTGCTTCCTTTTTTTGCATGTAGCGCAGTTAGCTGAATATGTTTCTGAAATAGCCAGGACTGCCTCCGTTTTTGGCTGAGCAGTGATTAAAGAAACCTGCTGAAATGTACCTCTAGCTTATGGCCCAGTAGAGCCTGTATGGGCAAGGGTGGCAGAGTATGTTATATTTACTTGGAAGAACGTAGGAtgcccctgctgctgcttctgaaaccCAGAAGAAACTAACAGCACTTTGGTTAAAACTTCATTGTGTTTGAGCTATTGAACAGAAATATTAAGTATACTTTTAGAGTAATGTTCTATCTGAACAGAAATGATCGACACTGGAAGTTAACATAATGCTATGATCTAAGCTCGATATGTTCTAAAACTAAGCCTTTGAATTCTTTTAGGATACTGATGAAATTCAAGTGAACTATCCAGGGTTGTTTGAGGTTATGGAAGACTTGCAAGGCAAGTATacacttcagaaacaaacatttacTGCATCAGCAGCGCAGATGTGGAAAAGTTAGTGCTTGCTTCTTGACTCCAAGTAAAACTTACGGTAGTAGTGGAAGCAGTCCTTTATCCCTGATACCTTGTCAGTCAGGACAGCAGACTCACCAGCGCATCCCTATTAGCAAGCAAAAGCCAAAGAGTTGTTTTTTGTCATCCGCTGTGagttttctgcttgttttattcCTGTTCTTTGTGAGCCTCTTCAGCATAAGCTGCTGAAGAAGCCTGAAAGGAAGACCAAAGCATACATTCAGCCTCTGGCTGAAAAGTGATAATCTAAAATCATTCCTAGCAATGCAAACAGGAGATTGCAAAGTGTTGGCATTAAGAGGTTTGGAATCATAAAGGTACGAATCTTTGCTGCTGTAGATTGTACTCTTACAGTCCGATTGAGAGGATGCTGTAGTTATTTGGTTAGTAGAAAGCTGCATGAAACTCATGGTGTTATGctgtatcttctttttcttaaagctaAAACATGTTTTTAGGTATGGGAGAAAGTAATTGCTCTTGGAATAGAAAGCCTCTGCTACACAGGGATACAATGTTGGCAGCTGCAGCAATATACCGAGGTACGTGTTTGATAGGCGAGGAGTTAACCCGAAATGACTCTAATGACGTTTTGTCTTTTCCTATAGAAACAAATACTCTGAATACATATATACTTAACCTTAATTACAGTGACGATTTGAACTGCCTTAATATATCAGCATGCAATATGATTATTGTCCCATATCTTTCCCCACTATCCATTGTGATGAACATTCCGTGCTTAGTTCTACAACTTGGGAAATGAATCGTTTCTTAATGCTGCcgttgtgtgtgttttctttgcctgGCAGAAATGTATGGCAATAGCGATGGCTCAGTACCTGCCACGTTTCAGATCTTCTACATGATTGGATGGAAATTCCACGAGTCACAGGTAACGTGAGTCTCAACTGTGTCCTGTTTAAAATGCATCTTCAAATGACTTACGCTTTAAGAGGATTCTTATAGAATATCTTCAGAGATGatccttctgtttgcttttcctcttagGCAAAGCCTGCACAGAGAGGTTCCGCGACAGTTTCCTTGGGAGATCTGGCAAAAATAGATCAACTTCTtcatcagaaataaaagtgGGTTTTGAGCTCCTACAAAACTCGTCAGTGCAGGTATCCTCCACTGCCTTACATTTTGAAGGGATAATCTGCATCTAGCAGGGAATTGTAATGCCTCCGCTACATCAGATGTGTTAAATGGTGCTATCCCAGTTTGACTTGATCGCTGTATCTTGGTGTCCTACTGACGCCAATAAAGCTTCTCTCAGCCTGCTGTATGGAGATCACCCAGCAGGTGGCGTTCGATAGGCGGTCAGAAGCCTTAATATTAACTAAGCAGCCTCCCCTTGTGCTCCATCGTTCCTCACCTGCATGGAGGACCACGAGGCCTCTCCACACCCAGCCTCACTGCGACACAAGAGGCAGGAAAGCTTTGCAGCTCCAACAAAGGATCTCACACAGCCACAAAGCTGGCTTTCCCCCCAGCCTTCCCACACCTCCATTTACAGTCAGCTGCATTCATGTAGCAACAACTGAAGCCTTTTACCTGAAGCCTCAGTGCCTGAGCTGCAGAACCAAAGCCCGGGGGTTCAGCTTGGGGCTGTGGGAGAGCTAAGCAGCTCCTCAGCGAGCCCCAAACAACTGAACCACGCACaacccacagcagctccccacCACAAGTGCACTTCTAGGAGGCTCATTCTCACAGGTGCTACCTAATAAGATAATTAAGACGAGAATTACCTGAAGAcaggcagcaccagcagaggttTCTGTGCAACAGAGTAGAAGATAGCGTTGCTGACCCACGAGGTTTGCATTCTGAGGAGCAGCTCCGTGCACTCAGAGGCTGCTTTGGAAGCCCTCCAcggtcccagcacagcaccagggGGCGGCAGCggcactgcaggagagcagcaaagcCGAAACCGCTGGGGGAGGTTGGAGCAGTGCCcgctctgtgctgctggcaaTTAGTTCGGATACAAAGAGGTTTCACATCCCTAAGCAAAAGGCATCCCGCAGTTGGCTTAGGGCCCCTGCGGTGAAGCAGCAGAGGTGCTGCCAGGTTCGTTTTCCAGGCTGGGCACTCACACAGACAGCAAACCCAGCCCTACTGtgagctgcacacacacacagagccacACCACAGGCTGCTTCCCATAGGCCTTTATTGGGACCGTTACAGGAGTTCGGTACAGGCACTGTGCGTTGGTGTTCCAGAGCAGTTACCCAGCGGTCCAAAGGGGAGGTGGGGAGCAGCTCACGACAACCATCCCAGCCTTCAGGAAGGACATCTGAGAAACAGTCCGCTTCTTTTTGAAGCCACCAAGTGAGGGATCCGGTTTACAAACAGgcttaaaaattaatatatatatttatatatatgagcAACTCAGAGCTAAAGTACAGCAATAACTGGTACATATCTAAGCGTATCTGTTCAAATCCTTTCTCCGAAGCTGGAAAAGGGATGGTTTAAAAACTCAAAGGACAGTTAAAACAACAGGGATTCCATGCATTAAGGTTTAGTGTTTTGTGCAATTAAAATGGGATGAAATAAAtataacttaaaaacaaacaaacaaaccaacccaaccTTTCCCGTGACACTAACGGAGCAGAGGCAAGTCTGTAAGGCACTTCTGCACGGGCTGCTCCCGAAAGCCTGacaaagagctgcagcactgcgaCCATTTCCAATGGGGAGATACGGGCTGAAACAAACCTTGACCTCAATACCAGGGACAGAGGTCGGGGCACGGCTGTCACTGACTTAATAGCCTGGTCCCCATCATCATTACCTGAAACCGACCCGCAGCAGGGAGGCCCTGGAGCATCGCCCCTGCAGAGGGATGAGCGGggcctggggctgcagctcagccctgccatCTGTCAATAGCTGACCTTTAGCGAGCCAGCGCTGATGCGAGCAAGCTGCTTAGTTCAAATGTTCCAGGAAGTCAAAAAATAGCCTCCGCCCTGAATAGGGAACTGCTTGTTTTCACAGGACTCGGAGCAGGGAGGCCGGATGCAGGCTGGGGAGCTCACGGCCGAGAGCAGAGCCTGCAAgcattgcaaaggaaaaaaagaagggaaggcaCAGGGGtgcctcctccctccctgctttgcCTATCAAGGCTGGTGTTGCATCTTGAATGCTGCTTGTCCCCGTGACCTCCAGCCCCTGCCTGCTGGGCATGAATCTGGCCCCAGGGGAATGCTGGAGGTGCTGCGGGCAGGAGGGAGGTCTGGGCCCCGAGCAGGTGCTGGCAGCACAACCCCTACGGCAGCACAGCCTTTAGCATGCATCAGATGAAGAGCAGCCAAACTGGTTGGCTGCCTTAGGTTTCATCAGGCTCCTCTatactgtttttctccctgcaggCCTAGCAAGGCCTTTATTCCCTGCAGAGAATGGAGAGCTGGGGTTGAATCTCCAACAAGCAACTTACAGCATCACCatgccactgcagcacctggCCATGGTAGGTCCCCACACCCAGCACACGGCCCTGCAGTAACTCATCAAGGGTGGAGCAGCCTCCACAGGGTTAAGGAGACTGCTCCAGcacaaagaaaaacccaaacttgCCTTTCTTATGACTCCTAAGGACTCAGCACAGCCAGTTTCCTAGGGCGAAAGGTGCTGGCAAAGGCAGATGCTCCCCACCAAGAACCCTTCACCATCTCCAAGCCTTCCTTGCTCGTGCCCACTGTGTATGGGAGGGTTCCAGGCACAGCCAGAGGTGGTTTCGGGATGAAGCCTCTGAAGCTGGAGCAGGGAGAaccctgcagcaccacagagcCCGGCTGCAGCATCCCTGATCCACAGCCACCTGGGAGGGAGGTTCGCTGAAAACCAAGCTGCACAAGAGGCAAAAGCATGTGCCCGTCTAACCAATCCCTCCCAGGCTGCCACCAACTCTGTGAAGCCAAGGTTCCAAGTTCAGTATTTGTTCTGGCAGGTTAGCTTTGTATTTACACAtaagtggggggggggaagggaggaaataccctaaaaaaagaacaaaaaacaccacaacaaaaCCACCTTAAATAGGGAGAGTATAGCTTTAAAATTGGAAGGGCAAGGGTTGGAAAGTGTCTTGTAGTGCAGTTCAGAAGAGTCAGTTGGGGGGAGGTTTGGGTAGTGGCAGAGTCGGACGCAGGCTTTAATGCAAGTCCTCGCTCTGGGACAAGTCTGTCAGGATCTGGATGAGGTTGTCCAGCCCCCAGAGGTAGCCGTCCTCTCTGTTCCCTTCCACCCAGGGCACGTTGTGCTGGAGAACTTGTCCTTCGGGCAGCGGGGTGGTTTTCCCAAAGTCGATCATCCAGACTTTGGCTTGTTCCTTTTTGTCGTGAATGAAGAGCAGGGAGCTCCCTATTACCTGCAGAGAGAGGCAGACAGTTAGAGGTGCGTTGGCCCAGCCATATTCTCAGCCCAGCTGCGGGGCAGCTCAGGCTGCATTTGCAAGAGGTTAAGTCAAGATTTTGCATGAGCAAAAGCAAGAGCAGTGCTTTGCAGGCGGCCTTTGCACATGCAAACCAGGTATTCAGAGCAGCTGATTTACTTCAATCCCTGCTTCTGGCAGGAGGAGAAGGTCAGCAAAACACAGGcacagaaaagagagagatggaaTTTCAGAAACCAAGGCAAGGTCCTTGGGGAAGGAGTGAGATGAACCTCAGCCTTCCAGTGGGAGCCTTCCCAAGGCCAGCTCACGGCAGCTGGCTGGCACTGCTCACACTCACCAGCCCCACAGAACGGTGTGCTCCCAGAGCAAGGGGATGGCGCAGCATCCTGCATAAAGCGCCGTTCTGTCAAAGCCAGATCCCCCTCTAAAGCTCTCAGGCACCTCTCTTGGCTAGAACAGAGCATCTGAAGGACAACCTTTTGCTGACGCTTTGCTGCCTGGCTTGGCTGGCTGGATCCTCCCGCAGCTCCCTGGAGGAGCCCTGGCCCCTGGGGTGCAAAGAACCTGgcagcccctctgctgtgcTTCACCCTGAAGCAGGATGGAAAGTTAATGCCTCTTCTTCGTAATTTTTAAGGCTTGGAAACTGCTTTCAGAACATCTTTGaaaggctgttttgtttctgcgTTTTCAAATGGACTCCTGGCACTTCAGCGCAGgcagcattttgtttccatcactGCACTGACCTGAAACATTCGTAAGTGGCGTTTCCCTGCATTTcccccactgctgtgctgcgtGCAGGGGGAGCTGTGCCAGCTTCTCCCACCTGTAAGATCCCAAGGAAATGCACTCTCAAGAGTTCATTAACCAGATGCAGCATCAAATACCCTTTGCCAACGCTAGTGTCCTTCCAGGACAACGTCCTGACTGTGGTGCCCTGGCTCAGCAAAAGCAGTCTCAGGGGAGGTCTGCAATTCATAGCTAAAATGAAGCCTTGTTTGGAGGCATGGAGGAGCTGACAGCCACGTGGTACCTCACCTGTGCACCCAGGCAGGAGCTTCTCTCCAGAAGACCTCTGTGTTTTCACACTAGGAACTTCTCCCAGTCATACAGAACCATAAGCAGCCTGAATTCCTCCTCATCAACTTCTAACCTGCATGAGCACTGGTTTCTATCAGATCTGAGCCCATACCAGACGCATGAATATTGCATCAGTCATCTGCTGCATTCCCACATGAGGATTAGATCAACAGGTGTGAAAATATGGCTATTAGAACCAATGGAAAGTTCTAGAAATGCAAAGCCTCTGACCTCAACTCCCCTCTTTAATCAAGCTGAGACAAACCACTCTAGTGTACTTAAGTGAGACGCGAGGAAGGAGTGTGCGCATTACCTCATGGCACTTGAAGAATGGAGACGTCTCCAGGGTGGCACGGATCCCCTTCAACCGGTTCAGGTAACTGTTCTGGAATGAGAAAGGAGCAGTCAGCTCTGGGAGAGGCCTGCAGGAAAACTGCTGCACAGGGCAGAGGGCTGCCCTTCCAGAACCCCCTCTCTGATAGCATATATGTACAGAGAGATGGCGTTCCCTCTTTATGGAGATCCGCCTTTTCACCTCTGTAACATCACATGGGTCAAGTACCACAGGTTGAGAGCATTCGCTTTGCTGCACATGTACTTTTCCCTGTGGCACCCATGGTGCTCTTGAGGAGGAAACGCAGCAGAcgctgctgtgcctgctgctttcttttcccactcGGACTCATTTAAGAACTCAACACACTTCATTTCATTCGCCATTTTATCACTCCGTCCCTTGGGGATCACAAGATACTTTTATAGCTCACTATCAGCACTTCTGCAAATCCAGAACCACACATTGGAATGCTTTTACACAGTCAGTATGCAGATTGAGACCAGGCACCTGGTATGAGCATCCCTGCGCACTTCTGGAAGGCAATAAGGGCTCTCTGTGGCCCCTCAGGTCCACATCTCCAAGGCTGAGACAGAAAGTCTGTACACAGCAGGAACCTGGGCAATGTAACACAACCCAATTGTTCCCAGTGTCTGGGGAGACTCGGGATGGCAATGGTTTGACCGAGGAGTCCTGTGCTGAGCCACTGCACGATGCACTACTAACCTAACCTGCAGGCCCAGGGAAATTCCTGGGTGAATACAGTCAAAGCAGGTCTGAGGGAGGCAGTGCCCAGGGCCACTGCAGCAATTCATCTGTAGGCTTTATATTGTACAGCTTAAAATGGGAGTCCTTTGTCCAATAGGGCAGTTGACACAGCCTGTATGAATCGTTCACAGCCACATCTCTTGCTCTCTGGACAACGTGATACAACCCAGGAAATTCTGTGGTGTGCCCGTGCCCAGGGCACACTGTGTGGGGCAGCCCaccctgcagtgcagcagtcCTGGCCCTGTCACAggccaaaagcaaagctgggaaCTGCCCTTAGCCTCAGGGATGGGGGCACAGAGCCTCTGCAGCGGGTTTTGGGGCTGAACCCCGAGCACCCTCAGTGGCCTTTgacctgctcagtgctgctgcagcaaacacGTACCACTTCCCAGCctactgctgctttctgctgctctccctccacCCTCACGCCAGGATGGGGTTTCTCTTCCCCATCTCTCTATTCAGAGAGCtatcctgggctgcagagcagccaccAGAGGAACCCTCTGTGTGCAGATCCCGCAGTATCTCCCACTCACCAGCACATTGCGGTTCCCCCTTGTGAACTCCCTGAAGGCCTCAGTGACCTGCTCCTTTGTTCGCGTCTTCTTGAAGTCCCGGTTCACAGTGCCGTCCTCTTTCTGGAAAGGAAggcagtgctgtgagcaggaCAGGGAGAGAGGCAGCCAGGGGAGGGCTTGAGTGTCTCTGCAGCCACATGCGTCCCTATGCAGGGTGTGGGCAGTGGAGGGGACAGGAGCCAAAAAACATCCTGTAGGCTGGGGAGGATAAATAAGGatgaagaagcaaagcagaggcTGGGTGAGACGAGCCCAGCACCAAGAGCAGAACCCGTGTGCAGGTCAGAACCTCCTGCCCACGTAAGCATCCTACCTGTAGGCCACACGTGCTCAGCACTCACTACCTGGCTTTGGCCGCAGCCACGTATGCATCAGGACTCATTGAGCACGCACACAATGTATAGGGGAAGTTGACAGCACTGCCACACATCCGTCACGTGAATCCTGATGTGGTGGCTCCAACGTCAGCCCACCCTCTCCCAGGGGAATGACAGACATCAGTCTGTAGGAGTGCCACGGCATCGATTCCACACGTCAGGAGCACGACTTTTTCCACAAAGCATCCCAGAAAGGAGATGGACTTCCAAGTGCtcataaaaataatgcaagcTGCAGATGGCCTTTCCGATAAGGCAGCCTTCGTGAAAGCCAAGAGGGCTGCCCATAATGCTGCTCTCACAATTACCTCCCTCCCACGGCTTCCTTGCCCAGCCAGATGCTGCTGCCACAGGGTTGATGACTGCGGTGACATTTCCAGGTGTCTGAGCCCCACGGGGGCTGGCTTCCACACAACAAGTGTGAGGGGGCTGATAAGAGCTATGGAGCTACGGCCGctttccctacagcaggtccAATTGGTGCTGGTGGCACCAAGACGGGGCTGAGTTTGGCCACCAGCACCACGGGCCAAAGGGctcacaggctgcccagctggAGTATAACAGGCACAGGTACATAGGAGCCATTATCAGCCCCCACCAATGGCCCAGTCCCAGGAATGTCTCTGTAGCAATATCCAACCACAGCCACGCTGTGGGAAGTGGTGAACAACTCTCAGGTCACAGCAGGAACttgaacaatattttttttttttgcagagggCAACTCTCCAGAAAGCTCAAACTGGGTCAAGAGGGATCATTTGTACTCCTTTAACTCATTAACGTTGTTAATAGCTGCTGTTCGTAACTCCAGAAAGTTAAGTAAGTGGCACCAACTACATTATGCAAAGGAAGATCTCCATTCTGGAGAGGAAGAACCATAACCTTGAGGTCACAGGGAAAGTGGGAGCTCAGCTGGCAGAGactccccatccctgtccccatcctcactgccagccctgcactgcccactagtgatgctgctgcatccagcccCCAGGACCAGACCCTGCCCCTTCTGCAGGCATCCAGCTGCTGGCTCCAAACACACCTCCCTCATCAGCATCAGTCCATAAGCAAAAGGTTCACCGCCTCTTATCCCTCAGTAGGAAAGAAAGCAGGGGGAGACTTGTGGTTGAATGTTCCCAGAACGGAGGAGATGCAGCATCACAACACAACTCACCTGGCTCCAACAGCCACAAATGAGCATAACCTGCTAATATCTTAGCTTAGGGGAATATAAGCCAGAAGCCAAGGGATTTAAGGAGAATTACAGTAATTAGAGCCTTGATCAAATTAGGCAGCCCCTAGCTGCAGTGGCAGGATTACCCCTGGAGGTCAGCACTTTCCAACATGTTAAAATTAAAGGGCTGTCTCACTGCTTGGAcaaactccattgccaacacTGTGCCGCAGTGACTTACAGCTGACTAAAGCAGGGAACAACTCTCCTCCATCAGCCCTGGCTTTTACGTTCCTCCACAGCACTTTCTGGCCTGTGTGGGAAAAGGATTTGTTGGTTtgggttgttgctttttttactttttcatttcaagcaTTTCATATATGACCTGTTTTTGCTATAAAGTCCAAAAACATCCCCAAAGCACAGACTGAAAAGCACCACTGGAGGCCAAGGATATATCAAACTGGCCTATAAATAGGCAGATACTCTTGATTATAGCATGTaagcagggagaagaaagagtGCACGTGAGCTTTGGCCCCAGCTGGCCCACTCCCTTTTTATATAGCTGCAGTTTTATAATAAGCACCAGTAATGGGAACCAGGCAAAGGGTAGGCAGGAGCAGCCCATGGCGTGCTTGCACATGTCTGCAGCAGAAAAGGGATTTCAAGGGCTGGGGATGGTAGCAAAGAGCTGCCTGACCCACTGCAGAGAGCTGATGCAGACAGCAGCCtaagcacagcacaggctgggaCCCCTCATGTTGCTGTATGCTGGGAAGTGCTGCAAGGcccagccccagagctgctccttggGTGTGAGAGCATGGCTGCATTACAAAGAATGAGATGAGCTCTGCTGGCCGTGAAATGCATCTCCAGAAAtaagcacagcagctcagagcaaagGCATtgcccagctgcagggaaaACAACAGAGTGGCTGATTTAACAGAGTTATGGCTAAAACTGTCACCTTTCATCAATGCCCTGAGCTCAGCTGCGCTTTCAGAAGGGCACAAACAGGTGGCTGGCGAGGAACCCCAATATGACACTGTTCCACTAGCAGCCTGCTCTATGTGCGCATGCTACTGTGAGTAGTTTTGAAAAGCCCCTCAGCAGCagttcctgctggctgcacaccCATGGGGCAGCCTCACCTTTATCCCCTCAATCCTGAAGCCCAGCGTGGCTGTGGAGCTGATGGTCTCCCTCCACTGCATGTAGCGGGGCTTGGTGACTGCCCGCAGCACGTTCTCCTCTTTGGTGGGAGCATCGGGATCCACCTCAATCATCTTCTGGTACATGTCCTTCCTCAGGCTCGGCTTCTTCCGGGCCTTTATCAGCTCTTCCTCCAAGTATGTTCTGTAAGGAGACGGGGGGAATATCATCAGGGCTATGAACATCGTTAAAAATCATCTTAGAAGGTCTGTTCCaaacctttctatgattctgtgatc
This region of Excalfactoria chinensis isolate bCotChi1 chromosome 3, bCotChi1.hap2, whole genome shotgun sequence genomic DNA includes:
- the NDUFAF5 gene encoding arginine-hydroxylase NDUFAF5, mitochondrial; amino-acid sequence: MAAARALWRPGLTVPRGRGRLWAQPGRAAAVPPPSGASPGARSPFDRRLKRKQKNWAALRPRPAECEYLRDAVGGGVADRVLDIPRTFPLALDLGCGRGYIARHLNQEVIEKLVQVDIAENVFKSTVESEIPTVSVVADEEFLPFKENTFDLVVSSLSLHWVNDLPKAFREIHYVLKPDGVFIGAMFGGDTLYELRCSLQLAELEREGGFSPHVSPFVAVSDLGHLLARAGFNTLTVDTDEIQVNYPGLFEVMEDLQGMGESNCSWNRKPLLHRDTMLAAAAIYREMYGNSDGSVPATFQIFYMIGWKFHESQAKPAQRGSATVSLGDLAKIDQLLHQK